A region of Cardinium endosymbiont of Sogatella furcifera DNA encodes the following proteins:
- the rpsR gene encoding 30S ribosomal protein S18: MTLVNESIQKKTITKKFCRFKRYGIKYVDYKCVEFLMKFLNEQGKLLPRRISGNSLKYQKKVACAVKRARQLALLPYVADNLK, translated from the coding sequence ATGACTTTAGTAAATGAATCAATACAGAAAAAAACAATCACTAAGAAGTTTTGTCGCTTCAAGCGATATGGCATTAAATATGTCGACTATAAGTGTGTTGAGTTTTTAATGAAGTTTCTCAATGAGCAAGGCAAGCTATTGCCTAGACGCATTAGCGGTAATAGTCTGAAATATCAAAAAAAGGTAGCTTGTGCTGTAAAGCGTGCTAGGCAGCTTGCTTTACTTCCTTATGTAGCGGATAATTTAAAGTAA
- the argS gene encoding arginine--tRNA ligase — protein MPIEIIPLESTLRSALQQAFLKCYNLTLSEAACSLQVTRKEFEGTFSLPLFPFCKSCQAQPAELAETIGQWLQTHTDLVARYHVINGFLNLVIDATIWMTILKSIASDPSYGYLPKQKRHVVVEFSCPNTNKPQHLGHLRNNFLGDSLAAILDAAGYTVHKVNLINDRGIHICKSMVAYQQFGGNETPASTGIKGDHFVGNYYVKFDQVYKEELALLHEGETPPILQKAQRMLVEWEKGDSAVMALWQKMNGWVYDGFNVTYNQLGITFDKTYYESEAYLLGKTIVEEGLHKNIFYTRTDGAIAVDLEGLGEKVLLRSDGTAVYITQDLGIADWRYADYHFDQMIYVVGNEQTYHFKVLFAIMAQLGRPYATAMHHFPYGMVDLPDGKMKSREGNVVDADHLIDEMVGTVGNYMGHTHKTEGLAQEELENLHHTLAMGALKFFLLRVAPQKRMLFNPNESIDFQGDTGTFIQYTYARICSLIRKAQGNETLDPPSIQLSQLEQALIFQLYRLPAAIEEAAVTYMPCVIANYALELAKTYNRFYASAPILREVNPAIRAVRLLLSVCVGRVLKKSMALLTIELPEKM, from the coding sequence ATGCCTATAGAGATCATACCACTCGAATCTACACTTAGATCAGCCCTACAACAAGCATTCCTAAAATGCTATAACTTGACGCTATCGGAAGCTGCTTGCAGCTTGCAAGTAACCAGAAAAGAGTTCGAAGGCACTTTTTCACTTCCTCTGTTTCCTTTTTGCAAAAGCTGTCAGGCACAACCCGCTGAGCTAGCAGAAACAATAGGTCAATGGTTGCAAACCCATACCGATCTAGTCGCTCGTTATCACGTCATCAATGGATTTTTAAACTTGGTGATCGATGCGACCATTTGGATGACTATTTTAAAATCTATTGCAAGTGACCCATCCTATGGATACCTACCCAAACAAAAACGCCATGTAGTGGTGGAGTTTTCATGCCCGAATACCAATAAACCCCAACACTTAGGCCATTTACGGAATAACTTTTTGGGTGACTCCTTGGCAGCCATATTAGATGCTGCTGGTTATACCGTACATAAAGTAAACTTGATCAATGACCGAGGGATTCATATTTGTAAGTCTATGGTTGCTTACCAACAGTTTGGTGGAAATGAAACGCCAGCCAGTACTGGCATAAAGGGAGATCACTTTGTAGGCAACTATTATGTAAAATTTGACCAAGTCTATAAGGAAGAACTGGCCCTGCTCCATGAAGGAGAAACGCCACCTATTCTACAAAAGGCACAAAGGATGTTGGTGGAATGGGAAAAAGGAGACTCTGCGGTAATGGCTTTGTGGCAAAAGATGAATGGATGGGTCTATGATGGATTCAATGTGACCTACAACCAGCTGGGTATCACGTTTGATAAAACCTATTATGAATCTGAAGCCTATCTGCTTGGCAAAACCATTGTAGAGGAAGGACTCCATAAAAATATATTTTATACAAGAACAGATGGCGCCATTGCGGTTGACTTAGAAGGCTTAGGCGAAAAGGTGCTATTGCGCAGCGATGGAACCGCTGTCTATATTACACAAGACCTAGGCATAGCCGATTGGCGTTATGCAGATTATCATTTTGATCAAATGATTTATGTGGTGGGCAACGAGCAAACCTACCATTTTAAGGTTTTATTTGCCATTATGGCCCAATTAGGTAGGCCCTATGCCACTGCTATGCACCACTTTCCCTATGGCATGGTGGATCTACCCGATGGTAAAATGAAGTCCAGAGAGGGCAATGTAGTAGATGCCGATCATCTTATAGATGAGATGGTTGGTACGGTTGGCAACTATATGGGCCACACCCATAAAACGGAAGGCTTAGCGCAAGAGGAGCTAGAAAACCTGCATCATACTTTAGCAATGGGTGCCTTAAAATTTTTTTTACTACGGGTAGCACCTCAAAAAAGGATGTTGTTTAACCCTAATGAGTCTATTGATTTTCAAGGTGATACTGGGACATTTATTCAATATACCTATGCGCGCATCTGTTCACTAATCCGCAAAGCCCAAGGGAACGAAACCCTAGATCCGCCAAGCATCCAACTCAGTCAACTAGAACAGGCACTTATCTTCCAATTGTATAGGCTGCCCGCCGCCATAGAGGAAGCAGCGGTTACCTATATGCCCTGTGTAATTGCTAATTATGCGCTAGAGTTGGCTAAAACCTATAACAGGTTTTATGCTAGTGCGCCCATATTGCGAGAAGTGAATCCTGCTATTAGAGCGGTTAGACTATTGCTTTCTGTTTGTGTGGGTCGGGTGCTCAAAAAAAGCATGGCACTCTTAACCATTGAGCTGCCAGAGAAAATGTAA
- a CDS encoding uracil-DNA glycosylase produces the protein MNVGIESSWKTELAEAFEKPYFKTLADYVRAAYRSGTIYPAPKNIFRAFDLSPFSHTKVVILGQDPYHGPGQADGLAFSVPLGIAFPPSLRNIFVELQADLGTSVPASGSLEGWAKQGVLLLNATLTVEAHKAGSHQNQGWEFFTDAVIQAISSRKQHVVFMLWGSYAGKKEKLIDAQQHLILKSAHPSPLSAHRGFFQSRPFSKTNAYLLATDQTPIAW, from the coding sequence ATGAACGTAGGAATAGAATCATCGTGGAAAACTGAGCTTGCTGAAGCGTTTGAAAAGCCTTATTTCAAAACGTTAGCGGATTACGTACGGGCCGCCTATCGCAGTGGCACCATCTATCCAGCACCTAAAAATATCTTTAGAGCCTTTGACCTTTCTCCCTTTTCTCATACCAAAGTGGTGATTTTAGGGCAAGATCCTTACCATGGCCCAGGGCAAGCAGATGGGTTGGCTTTTTCTGTTCCCTTAGGCATCGCTTTTCCCCCTTCATTGCGCAATATTTTTGTGGAATTGCAAGCGGATTTGGGGACTTCAGTGCCCGCTTCTGGCTCATTAGAAGGTTGGGCCAAACAGGGGGTATTGTTGTTAAATGCCACGCTGACTGTGGAAGCGCATAAAGCAGGGTCTCATCAAAACCAAGGCTGGGAGTTTTTTACGGACGCAGTGATACAGGCCATTTCCAGCCGCAAACAACACGTCGTATTCATGCTATGGGGCAGCTATGCTGGTAAAAAAGAAAAGTTGATTGATGCGCAACAACATCTGATCTTAAAATCGGCCCATCCTTCTCCGTTATCTGCCCATAGGGGTTTTTTTCAAAGCAGGCCTTTTAGCAAAACGAATGCCTATCTATTGGCTACAGACCAAACACCTATTGCGTGGTAA
- the rplI gene encoding 50S ribosomal protein L9 has translation MEVILQRAHKTLGNKGAIVSVKAGYARNYLIPEGLAVVASDMHKKVALENAKQAAHKVLKLKAAAEALLPLLTDAKVVVRAKVGEGGKIFGSITPLQIAKSLKEQGVAVDYTKITIESPIKQTGTYQAVLSLHETVSYTLTFDVVPI, from the coding sequence ATGGAAGTAATATTACAGCGTGCACACAAAACATTAGGCAATAAAGGTGCCATCGTTTCAGTTAAAGCGGGTTATGCTAGGAATTATCTAATTCCTGAAGGGCTTGCGGTTGTGGCTAGTGATATGCATAAAAAGGTTGCACTTGAAAATGCAAAACAAGCTGCGCACAAAGTGTTAAAGTTAAAAGCCGCTGCTGAAGCACTGTTGCCTCTTTTAACAGATGCCAAGGTGGTAGTGCGTGCCAAGGTCGGTGAAGGTGGTAAGATATTTGGTTCTATTACGCCTTTACAAATTGCTAAATCTCTTAAGGAACAGGGTGTTGCGGTGGATTATACTAAGATAACGATTGAATCGCCTATTAAGCAAACAGGAACCTATCAGGCGGTGTTGTCTTTGCACGAAACGGTTTCTTATACACTAACCTTTGACGTAGTGCCTATCTAG
- the gldN gene encoding gliding motility protein GldN, with amino-acid sequence MSLKKCFFVLCIWLNALAPSYGRIDHLSQSYNPHATRPIARAYVLYAKKVWREIYLNEKENTPFFMSGKEMPKVIIDGAKNGLLVPYTDDTLAEAMPLEQLLKHLQIPGADASTTAHEFFPKEISTLRFVEHVIFNKITARQEYDIESIQLIVPGRNNPPTYLDRPIATFKYKDVIDYFNKLPFESVCWYNTANAAENLTWVDAFSLRLFGSRIVKVGNLDDATVDELYEKTPGDGKGLLASQSLAREIDIESEIYLSEY; translated from the coding sequence ATGTCTCTTAAAAAGTGTTTTTTTGTTTTATGTATTTGGTTAAATGCCCTTGCGCCATCCTATGGGCGTATTGATCATTTGTCGCAAAGTTATAATCCGCATGCCACGCGCCCCATAGCTAGGGCCTATGTTTTATATGCCAAAAAAGTTTGGCGGGAAATTTATTTGAATGAAAAGGAAAATACCCCTTTTTTTATGTCTGGAAAGGAAATGCCCAAGGTCATTATAGATGGAGCCAAAAACGGGTTACTGGTACCTTATACAGATGATACACTAGCAGAGGCCATGCCTCTAGAGCAATTATTGAAGCACTTACAAATTCCAGGAGCAGATGCATCAACCACTGCGCATGAGTTTTTCCCAAAGGAAATTTCTACTTTAAGATTCGTAGAACATGTAATCTTTAATAAAATTACGGCTAGGCAAGAGTATGATATTGAATCTATTCAGTTAATTGTACCGGGTAGAAACAATCCGCCCACCTATTTAGATCGGCCCATAGCTACTTTCAAATATAAAGATGTAATAGATTATTTTAACAAGCTGCCTTTCGAATCAGTTTGTTGGTACAACACTGCCAACGCTGCAGAAAATTTAACTTGGGTAGATGCTTTTTCACTGCGGCTATTTGGTAGTAGGATTGTGAAAGTGGGCAACTTAGATGATGCCACTGTAGATGAGTTATATGAAAAGACACCTGGTGATGGAAAGGGACTGCTTGCGTCTCAAAGTCTAGCCAGAGAAATTGATATAGAATCCGAGATATATTTATCGGAATATTAG
- the rpsF gene encoding 30S ribosomal protein S6, whose amino-acid sequence MRHYETVFILSPVLSNDQIKASINKYRSFLMERNAAITHEEEIGLKPLAYQIKHKKRGVYHLIEFTGDPSLIQALEVAYARDEEVLRFLTFALDKHGLAHNMARRSDDGINESKKAVAL is encoded by the coding sequence ATGAGACATTACGAAACGGTATTTATACTATCACCAGTACTTTCTAACGATCAAATTAAAGCATCTATAAATAAGTATAGATCTTTTTTAATGGAGCGTAATGCCGCCATCACGCATGAAGAGGAGATCGGTTTAAAACCATTGGCTTACCAAATAAAGCATAAAAAAAGGGGGGTATATCATCTCATAGAATTTACAGGTGATCCTAGCTTGATTCAAGCGTTGGAGGTTGCTTATGCAAGAGATGAGGAGGTGTTGCGTTTTTTAACTTTTGCTTTAGACAAGCATGGCCTAGCGCATAACATGGCCAGGCGGTCGGATGATGGGATAAACGAATCTAAGAAAGCAGTAGCGCTATGA